A window from Vibrio cortegadensis encodes these proteins:
- a CDS encoding YigZ family protein codes for MNFLPYLIPSSPVTFEEEIKKSVFITHLAHTPSVEAAKLFVEQIKAEHSGARHNCWGFVAGRAEDSMKWGFSDDGEPSGTAGKPILAQLSGSGVGELTAVVTRYSGGIKLGTGGLVKAYGGGVQQALKLLQTIEKKITTHLRLELDYSFMPIAQSVMSQFDAVEAQADYREHVVMDIEIEQRHVDAFTQVIINKSGAKALVTEIKDN; via the coding sequence ATGAATTTTCTTCCCTATCTAATTCCTTCTTCACCGGTGACATTTGAAGAAGAAATTAAAAAAAGCGTCTTCATAACTCATTTAGCCCATACACCAAGTGTAGAAGCTGCGAAGCTGTTTGTTGAACAGATCAAAGCAGAACATTCTGGAGCTCGACATAATTGTTGGGGTTTTGTCGCTGGCCGAGCTGAAGATTCAATGAAGTGGGGGTTTAGTGATGATGGTGAACCTTCTGGGACCGCAGGAAAACCAATCTTAGCGCAATTATCAGGATCTGGAGTGGGTGAGCTAACGGCGGTTGTCACACGTTATTCGGGTGGAATTAAGCTTGGAACGGGTGGTTTAGTCAAAGCATATGGTGGCGGAGTGCAACAAGCATTAAAGCTGCTTCAAACAATCGAGAAAAAAATCACCACTCACTTGCGGCTAGAGTTAGACTACTCTTTTATGCCTATCGCACAATCAGTGATGAGCCAATTCGATGCAGTCGAAGCTCAAGCTGACTATCGTGAGCATGTTGTTATGGATATTGAGATAGAACAGCGTCATGTTGATGCCTTTACTCAAGTCATTATAAATAAAAGCGGTGCCAAAGCGTTGGTCACCGAAATAAAAGATAACTAG
- a CDS encoding TrkH family potassium uptake protein yields the protein MQFRSIIRIVGLLLALFSVSMLAPAFVALLYRDGAGVPFVTTFFVLLFCGGICWFPNRRHRHELKARDGFLIVVLFWTVIGSAGSLPFLIADNPSISVTDAFFESFSALTTTGATVIVGLDELPKAILFYRQFLQWFGGMGIIVLAVAILPVLGIGGMQLYRAEIPGPVKDSKMTPRIAETAKALWYIYLSLTIACAFAFWLAGMSFFDAISHSFSTIAIGGFSTHDASMGYFDSHAINMITVVFLLISACNYSLHFAAFASGGVHPKYYWKDPEFRAFIFIQSVLFLVCFLLLLNHQSYDSIYDAFDQALFQTVSISTTAGFTTTGFSEWPLFLPVLLLFSSFIGGCAGSTGGGMKVIRILLLTLQGAREMKRLVHPRAVYTIKVGGSALPQRVVDAVWGFFSAYALVFVVCMLGLIATGMDELSAFSAVAATLNNLGPGLGEVALHFGDINDSAKWVLVVSMLFGRLEIFTLLILLTPTFWRS from the coding sequence ATGCAATTTCGATCAATCATACGAATCGTCGGGCTGTTGCTCGCTCTATTTAGTGTTTCCATGCTAGCGCCTGCATTTGTGGCGTTACTGTACCGTGATGGTGCTGGTGTTCCTTTTGTTACCACTTTCTTTGTTCTGCTTTTTTGCGGAGGGATCTGTTGGTTTCCAAATAGACGTCACCGACATGAATTAAAAGCGAGGGATGGGTTCCTGATTGTCGTTTTGTTTTGGACGGTAATCGGTAGTGCTGGTTCACTTCCCTTTCTTATTGCTGATAACCCTAGTATTTCAGTTACCGATGCCTTTTTTGAATCATTCTCAGCGTTAACGACAACGGGAGCGACCGTTATTGTCGGGTTAGATGAGTTGCCTAAAGCGATTCTGTTTTACCGCCAGTTTCTACAATGGTTTGGGGGAATGGGGATAATCGTACTTGCGGTTGCGATCTTACCTGTTCTTGGGATCGGGGGAATGCAGTTATATCGAGCCGAAATTCCAGGCCCAGTTAAAGACAGTAAAATGACCCCGAGAATTGCCGAAACCGCGAAAGCGTTGTGGTATATCTATTTAAGTTTGACCATTGCGTGTGCTTTTGCTTTTTGGCTTGCGGGAATGAGTTTCTTCGATGCCATTAGCCATAGCTTTTCGACTATTGCGATCGGTGGATTTTCAACTCATGATGCCAGTATGGGCTATTTTGATAGCCACGCGATAAATATGATCACGGTTGTATTTCTTCTTATCTCTGCATGTAACTACTCTTTGCACTTTGCTGCATTTGCCTCTGGTGGCGTGCACCCTAAATATTATTGGAAAGATCCTGAATTCAGAGCCTTTATCTTTATTCAAAGCGTTCTGTTTCTTGTCTGCTTCTTATTGCTTTTGAATCACCAGTCTTATGACTCCATCTATGACGCTTTTGATCAGGCTCTATTCCAAACAGTATCTATCTCAACAACGGCTGGTTTTACCACGACAGGATTTTCGGAGTGGCCACTGTTTTTGCCTGTGCTGTTACTCTTCTCTTCCTTTATTGGCGGTTGTGCAGGATCAACTGGTGGTGGAATGAAGGTGATTCGAATTCTGCTTCTTACTTTGCAGGGTGCTCGTGAAATGAAGCGTCTTGTCCACCCTAGAGCGGTATACACCATTAAAGTAGGTGGTTCAGCCCTACCGCAAAGAGTTGTTGATGCGGTATGGGGATTCTTTTCCGCCTATGCATTGGTTTTTGTAGTTTGTATGCTCGGGTTGATAGCGACAGGAATGGACGAACTCAGTGCGTTCTCCGCAGTTGCAGCAACACTCAATAATTTAGGCCCTGGCCTTGGAGAGGTGGCGCTCCACTTTGGTGATATTAATGATAGTGCTAAGTGGGTATTAGTCGTCTCCATGTTATTTGGCCGTTTAGAAATTTTCACTCTTTTAATTCTTTTGACTCCTACGTTCTGGCGTAGCTAA
- the hemG gene encoding menaquinone-dependent protoporphyrinogen IX dehydrogenase codes for MAKALFLYSSREGQTKKILQYIEGELSDYSCETKNLSEIETVDFSQYERVLIGASIRYGHLNKDLYRFISKNLTQLESSKVAFFCVNLTARKEDQGKDTPEGSAYIKTFLKKSPWKPKMIGVFAGALYYPRYNFFDRTMIRLIMTMTGGETDTSKEVEYTNWEKVSQFAQKFKDM; via the coding sequence GTGGCAAAAGCTCTTTTTCTTTATTCAAGCCGAGAAGGCCAAACGAAAAAAATCCTTCAGTATATAGAGGGTGAACTTTCAGATTACTCTTGTGAAACTAAAAATCTTAGTGAAATAGAAACGGTGGACTTTTCTCAGTATGAGCGAGTTTTGATCGGTGCTTCTATTCGCTATGGTCATCTAAACAAAGATCTATACCGTTTCATCAGTAAAAACTTAACTCAGTTGGAGTCAAGCAAAGTCGCTTTCTTTTGTGTCAACCTTACCGCGAGGAAAGAAGACCAAGGGAAAGATACGCCAGAAGGTAGTGCGTATATCAAAACCTTCTTAAAAAAATCACCGTGGAAACCTAAGATGATTGGCGTTTTCGCTGGAGCGCTCTATTACCCTCGCTATAACTTCTTTGATAGAACCATGATTCGTTTAATTATGACGATGACTGGAGGAGAGACAGATACAAGCAAAGAAGTTGAATATACGAATTGGGAAAAAGTATCTCAATTTGCTCAAAAATTTAAAGATATGTAA